A DNA window from SAR86 cluster bacterium contains the following coding sequences:
- a CDS encoding DUF5916 domain-containing protein, with amino-acid sequence MNPNSFRVFKIRILKKLCFIGLISISNLIQSIEIDGNLSDLEWKDANRIDAFRQILPFTLSDPLYKTEVLVYEDERGIYLGYRAYQPTKTMRANLHERDAWQTNADRVGFIIDYNADSSVAYEFSVSLGGSMRDVVFTNENNQKPDWDADWEAATSQEENVWYCEMFIPWSVAPMKIQKGDFRKVKLGFFRQSMAEGKVYATVKSNPTRNPFISLLNDYVFKNFGASKKDFFPYLTLNNDRLEEDNTSKAGAEFFWKIDSGKQLNIAINPDFGQVESDDVVVNFSNIETYYADKRPFFAENQSMFDVSGYRFFYVINTRRIGGTPDYNCEEYSEELQNLCDLTSQENGSNDIDLAVRYTQQANNTEIGFLGAFEADEDYSQGKDFYAARIRNSYKNFKVGYLGTYVESPIFDRTASVHTVDFDYKYSPELRLYGIFLNSLVNGEEGLGLRLGMNHMPNKDRSNYLGFYYFDEDLNLNDMGYLGRNDWMLFGGRTQFRQTNFSPDSATLKREYTLMFSADSNLSGDREPAKLAFEFQNIFKSTAGLELELFYRTKGKDNIITDGYKFAPYVEMPQGYGSKIEFEGPRSDFWAYGFVVYSGKGSEYSPSLNKSYGYKGFARFFPMENLVFSLGYANHKEKEWLNWIERDLLATYKRNKRVTSINLTWFRGNKHELRLKSQFVAFTARNPQAYIADIKGQLDKTDIDISSFTLSDVSFQVRYRYEILPLAYLFVVYTKGGRVEAEDEEDNLGKIYQRPWDEPTTDSFTIKLRYRF; translated from the coding sequence ATGAATCCTAATTCTTTCAGGGTGTTTAAAATAAGAATACTCAAGAAGCTTTGTTTTATAGGCTTGATATCTATTTCTAATTTAATTCAATCAATAGAGATAGATGGTAATTTATCTGACTTGGAGTGGAAAGATGCAAACAGGATAGATGCGTTTAGACAAATCTTGCCTTTTACACTTTCAGATCCTTTATATAAAACTGAAGTTTTAGTTTATGAAGATGAAAGAGGAATTTACTTAGGTTATAGAGCTTATCAGCCAACGAAAACTATGAGAGCAAACCTGCATGAAAGAGATGCTTGGCAGACTAATGCAGATAGGGTGGGTTTTATTATTGATTATAATGCTGACTCGAGTGTCGCATATGAGTTTTCAGTTTCGTTGGGCGGCTCTATGAGAGATGTTGTTTTTACCAATGAGAACAATCAAAAACCTGATTGGGATGCAGATTGGGAGGCGGCAACAAGCCAAGAAGAAAATGTTTGGTATTGTGAGATGTTTATTCCATGGTCCGTTGCTCCAATGAAGATTCAGAAAGGGGACTTTAGAAAAGTAAAATTAGGTTTCTTTCGACAGTCCATGGCTGAAGGTAAAGTTTACGCAACTGTTAAGTCAAATCCTACTAGGAATCCTTTTATATCTTTATTGAATGATTATGTGTTTAAAAATTTTGGTGCAAGCAAGAAAGATTTTTTTCCTTATCTTACCCTAAATAATGACAGGTTAGAGGAAGATAATACTTCAAAGGCAGGTGCAGAATTCTTTTGGAAAATAGATTCTGGCAAGCAATTAAATATTGCTATTAACCCTGACTTTGGTCAGGTTGAAAGTGATGATGTAGTAGTAAATTTCTCTAATATAGAGACTTATTATGCAGATAAAAGGCCTTTCTTTGCTGAAAATCAATCTATGTTTGACGTTTCAGGTTATAGATTTTTTTATGTTATTAATACTCGAAGAATTGGCGGCACTCCTGATTATAATTGTGAGGAGTATTCAGAAGAATTGCAAAACCTCTGCGATCTTACTTCACAAGAAAATGGCAGCAATGATATAGATTTAGCTGTTCGTTATACTCAACAAGCTAATAATACTGAGATTGGTTTTTTAGGAGCTTTTGAGGCTGATGAAGATTATAGCCAAGGTAAAGATTTTTATGCAGCTAGAATTAGAAATTCTTATAAGAATTTCAAAGTTGGATACTTGGGAACATATGTAGAAAGTCCTATATTTGACAGAACTGCTTCTGTCCATACAGTGGATTTTGATTACAAGTATTCTCCTGAATTAAGACTTTATGGTATTTTTTTGAATTCTTTGGTCAACGGTGAAGAGGGATTAGGATTGAGGTTAGGCATGAACCATATGCCTAATAAAGATAGATCAAATTACTTAGGTTTTTATTATTTTGATGAAGATCTAAATCTAAATGATATGGGATATCTAGGAAGAAATGACTGGATGCTTTTTGGTGGTAGAACGCAATTTAGGCAAACTAACTTTAGTCCAGATTCAGCTACTCTAAAGAGAGAATATACTCTTATGTTTTCGGCTGATAGTAATTTGAGCGGAGATAGAGAACCCGCAAAATTAGCTTTTGAATTTCAGAACATCTTTAAAAGTACCGCTGGCTTAGAGTTAGAGCTATTTTATAGAACGAAAGGTAAAGACAATATTATTACTGATGGCTATAAGTTTGCTCCTTACGTAGAAATGCCTCAAGGATATGGATCTAAGATAGAATTTGAAGGACCCAGAAGTGATTTTTGGGCATATGGTTTTGTTGTCTATTCAGGAAAAGGTTCTGAATACAGCCCAAGCTTAAATAAAAGTTATGGCTATAAAGGGTTTGCTAGGTTTTTTCCAATGGAGAATTTAGTTTTTTCTTTAGGTTATGCGAATCATAAAGAAAAAGAATGGTTAAACTGGATAGAGAGAGATCTTCTGGCAACTTACAAGAGGAACAAGAGAGTAACTTCTATAAATTTAACTTGGTTTAGAGGTAATAAGCACGAACTGAGATTAAAGAGTCAGTTTGTTGCTTTTACTGCTAGGAATCCTCAAGCATACATAGCTGATATAAAAGGTCAATTGGATAAGACTGATATTGATATATCTTCTTTCACTCTTTCCGATGTTTCGTTTCAAGTGCGTTATAGGTATGAGATCTTACCTCTAGCATATCTTTTCGTTGTTTACACGAAAGGAGGCAGAGTTGAAGCAGAAGATGAAGAGGACAATCTTGGTAAGATTTATCAACGACCTTGGGATGAACCAACAACAGATAGCTTTACTATTAAACTTAGATACAGATTTTAA
- the rho gene encoding transcription termination factor Rho, with translation MDLSELKKSPVEDLVSLAEQLGVQNAARSKRQDVIFSILKKKAKEGEDIEGGGVLEILQDGFGFLRSPDSSYLAGPDDIYVSPSQIRRFSLRTGDTIQGKIRAPKDGERYFALLKVDLINLEDVDKSKNKVSFENLTPLFPDQRIILEAGTGSTEDLSARVIDLTAPTGKGQRSLIVSPPKAGKTLLLQSMAHAISKNSPECKIIVLLVDERPEEVTEMSRSVSGEVVASTFDEPPSRHVQVAEMVINKARRLVEHNQDVVILLDSLTRLARAYNSTQAASGKILTGGVDANALEKPKRFFGAARNIEGGGSLTIIATALIDTGSRMDEVIFEEFKGTGNSEIHLDRKIAEKRVFPAINIRRTGTRREDLLTSEEELRHITILRKLLNEMEDTSAMEWVIDKLKDFKTNNEFFESMKRK, from the coding sequence ATGGATCTATCAGAACTTAAAAAATCTCCAGTAGAAGACCTCGTAAGCCTAGCTGAACAATTAGGAGTTCAGAACGCTGCTCGTTCTAAACGACAAGATGTGATCTTTAGCATTCTAAAGAAAAAAGCAAAAGAGGGTGAAGACATAGAAGGAGGTGGTGTATTAGAAATCCTTCAGGATGGTTTTGGGTTCTTACGTTCTCCAGATTCCTCTTATTTAGCTGGACCGGATGATATTTATGTATCTCCAAGTCAGATTAGACGTTTTAGTCTCAGAACTGGAGATACTATTCAAGGAAAAATAAGAGCTCCAAAAGATGGTGAAAGATATTTTGCCCTTTTAAAAGTAGATCTTATAAATCTTGAAGATGTTGATAAATCTAAAAATAAAGTCTCATTTGAGAATCTAACACCTTTATTTCCAGACCAAAGAATTATACTAGAGGCTGGGACTGGAAGCACAGAAGACCTTTCAGCTCGAGTTATAGACTTAACAGCACCTACAGGTAAAGGTCAGAGATCTTTAATAGTTTCTCCACCGAAAGCAGGTAAAACACTTTTGTTGCAAAGTATGGCGCATGCAATTTCTAAAAATAGTCCAGAGTGTAAAATTATCGTTTTACTTGTAGATGAAAGGCCAGAAGAGGTTACAGAGATGTCTAGATCAGTTTCAGGAGAAGTAGTGGCAAGTACATTTGATGAACCTCCATCTAGACATGTTCAAGTAGCTGAAATGGTCATAAATAAAGCGAGAAGACTAGTTGAACACAATCAAGATGTGGTTATTCTTTTGGACTCCTTAACTAGATTAGCTAGAGCATATAACTCTACTCAAGCAGCTTCTGGAAAAATTTTAACAGGCGGAGTGGATGCAAATGCCTTGGAAAAACCAAAGCGTTTTTTTGGAGCTGCAAGGAATATAGAAGGTGGTGGTAGTTTAACTATAATTGCTACTGCTTTAATAGACACTGGCTCCAGAATGGACGAAGTAATTTTTGAAGAGTTTAAAGGTACTGGCAATTCAGAAATTCATCTTGATAGAAAAATAGCAGAAAAGAGAGTTTTTCCTGCTATAAATATACGAAGAACAGGAACTAGGAGAGAAGACTTGTTAACTTCTGAAGAAGAGTTGAGGCATATAACTATTTTAAGGAAACTATTAAATGAAATGGAAGACACTTCAGCAATGGAGTGGGTTATCGATAAACTAAAAGATTTTAAGACAAATAATGAGTTCTTTGAGTCTATGAAGAGAAAGTAA
- the trxA gene encoding thioredoxin translates to MTVVTITNDNFEAEVTKSDKPVLLDYWAAWCGPCKMVGPIVEEIAEDFSGILKVGKLDVDENQELAAAQNVMSIPTLLLFKDGEVIAQQVGALSKSQLTEFIEENI, encoded by the coding sequence ATGACCGTTGTCACTATAACTAATGACAATTTTGAAGCAGAAGTCACTAAAAGTGACAAACCAGTTTTACTAGATTACTGGGCAGCTTGGTGTGGTCCTTGTAAAATGGTTGGTCCAATTGTAGAAGAGATAGCTGAAGATTTTTCTGGTATTTTAAAAGTAGGGAAATTAGATGTTGATGAAAATCAGGAATTGGCAGCTGCTCAAAATGTTATGAGTATTCCTACACTATTGTTATTCAAGGATGGAGAAGTTATAGCGCAACAAGTAGGAGCTTTAAGTAAATCTCAATTAACTGAATTTATAGAAGAAAATATTTAA
- a CDS encoding DUF4399 domain-containing protein: MENIKINNHYLISFFICLISFNAYASSDRSLSSEGAELYFIQPKEGQILESPIRVKFGLRGMGVAPAGVDISGTGHHHLLVDVEELPPLDEPIISDSNHIHFGGGQTEVLLELSPGNHKLQLLLGDKYHIPHLPPIISKEISIIIK; this comes from the coding sequence ATGGAAAATATAAAAATTAATAACCACTATTTAATTTCTTTTTTTATATGCTTAATCTCGTTTAATGCATATGCATCTTCTGACAGGTCTTTATCTTCAGAAGGAGCTGAACTATATTTTATTCAACCTAAAGAAGGACAAATACTTGAAAGCCCAATTAGGGTTAAATTTGGACTTAGAGGCATGGGTGTTGCTCCAGCCGGAGTAGACATATCTGGGACAGGGCATCATCATCTTTTAGTGGATGTTGAAGAATTACCGCCTTTAGATGAGCCGATAATATCTGATTCTAATCATATACATTTTGGGGGAGGGCAAACAGAAGTCTTATTGGAACTTTCCCCAGGTAATCATAAGTTACAATTGTTGCTTGGAGATAAATATCATATTCCTCATTTACCTCCAATTATATCCAAAGAAATTTCTATAATTATCAAATGA
- the rsmD gene encoding 16S rRNA (guanine(966)-N(2))-methyltransferase RsmD has translation MKISKLKIIGGTNKGRVISFNPSKSLRPTSHKTRETLFNWLAIYIDDSKCLDLFSGTGALGIEALSRNAKSVTFIENKKLHYIKLKENIDLMSYSKKSKIIFENTFDWLEKLNKQKLDSDIVFIDPPFGEKKIQKVYGILEKKSLLKNDTVIYVEAEKELNIMDICSNWTELKTKISGETKFSLFLKKKE, from the coding sequence ATGAAAATAAGTAAATTAAAAATTATAGGGGGAACAAATAAAGGGAGAGTGATTTCTTTTAATCCATCTAAATCTCTTAGGCCTACAAGTCATAAAACTAGGGAGACACTTTTCAATTGGTTAGCTATTTATATAGATGATTCTAAATGCCTAGATTTATTTTCTGGGACAGGTGCTCTTGGAATTGAAGCTCTTTCAAGGAATGCAAAATCTGTTACTTTTATAGAAAATAAGAAACTACACTATATAAAATTAAAAGAGAATATAGATTTAATGAGTTACAGCAAAAAGTCTAAAATTATTTTTGAAAATACTTTTGATTGGCTAGAGAAGTTAAATAAACAAAAACTAGATTCTGATATAGTCTTTATTGACCCTCCATTTGGAGAGAAGAAAATCCAAAAAGTATATGGAATACTTGAAAAGAAATCTCTTTTAAAAAATGACACTGTTATATACGTAGAAGCAGAAAAAGAATTAAATATAATGGATATCTGCTCAAACTGGACTGAACTGAAAACAAAGATCAGCGGGGAAACAAAATTTAGTTTATTTTTAAAGAAAAAAGAATGA
- a CDS encoding flavin reductase family protein, giving the protein MTIQENFIEVMRGFASTVNVISSQNSSNRQAMTASAVTSLSIDPPCMLICVNKSSSIHNLLGIDSSFCINILTSKQQDLAEICSGKEEGEVRFESGNWSEDDGVPYLSDAQANIFCKCYELIEQSSHTIFIGKVFKIVDSNVKKPLIYLDGKYKN; this is encoded by the coding sequence ATGACTATCCAGGAAAATTTTATCGAAGTTATGAGAGGATTTGCATCTACAGTTAATGTCATTTCTTCTCAGAATTCGTCCAATAGACAAGCTATGACAGCATCTGCGGTCACCTCTCTTTCTATCGATCCACCCTGTATGCTCATTTGTGTTAACAAAAGTTCTTCCATCCATAATTTGTTAGGCATTGATTCAAGTTTTTGCATTAATATTTTAACTTCTAAACAGCAAGATCTAGCAGAAATTTGTAGCGGTAAAGAAGAAGGAGAAGTCAGGTTTGAAAGTGGGAATTGGTCCGAAGATGACGGAGTGCCTTATTTATCAGATGCTCAAGCTAATATATTTTGTAAATGCTATGAGTTGATAGAGCAATCATCACATACAATTTTTATAGGTAAAGTTTTTAAAATAGTTGATAGCAATGTAAAAAAACCATTAATTTATTTAGATGGAAAATATAAAAATTAA
- a CDS encoding TonB-dependent receptor has product MQNFQVEIINLIHMNGQLNKLIKINALFYLIIISLFSSWIQASNEIEEVIVTGSHIAVSNEQSSPVEIISSADLENLNVSTVAEISKYLSSSSGSHFQTNAMDGVDQGMSSITLRGLDQASTLLLINSRRQTFSGTPSHEGEGYIDANIIPKSAIERIEILKEGGTSLYGSDAVSGVINFITHKNFEGVEISTASQGTENYNQDEHNLGILLGKNFESSNITIAANFLSRSSLSASEIPGIAELGISTLGNTFILTKKDEVMAGDYQGKYSAGQKIPDPMCLTNGGIIEFGFCKFKYGERFNIVNDEDHKKFYLNLYKDLKKFSFNSTLITSDVDVNDNPQSPSYPALSFLSRLVQPDQGGNPFNVPVRWFGRPLAAAFPSPFSPKDIFQYHFSNSFYFDLRDNLDLQISLTKSKHTNKHYRPDIINSRFENAIDGIGGPNGDQKWNLIDSSANSDSLIKYLRGAEISKKIGGLTSLNSILRNSNKTFDIAFGMQLDKETLDITYDDLSRAEFDNDGKMLKTADLLFLGGGKNVAESRNKKSLFAEVSKNFNNNFNLLFAGRYERLDNFSSFDPKISLRFNGKKALIRGSIGNNFVSPSMAQKYSSDIQLGSVRYLDETPFVRQALLGNPSLKASTSQNVNIGLIYELHENLKVTLDYWRIDYKNRIEVESAQQLILSDPFNQAITRDTLGNITGISTSYINEEETKINGLDFSLNYEHNLVNLGDFKFKIQGTTLHEFLTPEDIDQGNESINKEKHRVMINRVGKFNYDSNTHSLPKLRLNAFSSLETGGIRIGLNIRYIDGYTNLTPINTKGLNLGYKNIVDSFTVYDLSARKNFVLNKNKMSLELAIINLFDKKAPRLYDAPDFSFDTRVHDPRGKLLQINFKISR; this is encoded by the coding sequence ATGCAGAATTTTCAAGTAGAAATTATCAATTTAATTCATATGAATGGACAACTGAACAAATTAATTAAAATAAATGCTCTCTTTTACCTAATAATTATTTCTCTATTTAGTTCTTGGATTCAAGCTTCGAATGAAATAGAAGAAGTGATTGTAACAGGCTCTCACATAGCTGTTAGCAATGAACAATCTTCTCCTGTTGAAATAATTTCGTCTGCTGATTTAGAAAATTTAAATGTGTCCACAGTTGCAGAAATATCAAAGTATTTAAGTTCTAGTTCAGGCTCTCACTTTCAAACAAATGCAATGGATGGAGTTGATCAAGGAATGTCATCTATAACTTTGAGAGGCTTGGATCAAGCATCAACTCTATTACTTATTAATTCTAGAAGACAAACTTTTTCAGGAACTCCTTCTCATGAGGGGGAAGGATATATAGATGCAAATATTATTCCTAAAAGTGCTATTGAAAGGATAGAAATATTGAAAGAAGGCGGAACGTCACTATATGGTTCTGATGCCGTATCTGGAGTCATCAATTTTATAACTCATAAAAATTTTGAAGGCGTAGAAATTAGCACAGCGTCTCAAGGTACTGAGAACTATAATCAAGATGAACATAACCTTGGTATCTTATTAGGTAAAAATTTTGAATCTTCGAATATAACAATAGCAGCGAATTTTTTAAGTAGAAGCTCCCTTTCTGCTTCTGAGATTCCAGGGATAGCTGAGTTAGGCATAAGCACTCTTGGAAATACTTTTATACTTACAAAAAAAGATGAAGTCATGGCTGGAGATTATCAAGGAAAGTATAGTGCAGGTCAGAAAATACCAGACCCTATGTGTCTAACTAATGGAGGGATTATAGAATTTGGGTTTTGTAAATTTAAGTATGGTGAAAGGTTCAATATAGTAAATGATGAGGATCATAAAAAGTTTTATCTTAATTTATATAAGGATTTAAAAAAATTTTCATTCAACTCTACTCTAATAACATCAGATGTTGATGTGAATGATAATCCTCAATCTCCTTCTTACCCAGCGTTAAGTTTCCTATCTAGATTAGTTCAACCTGATCAAGGAGGGAACCCATTCAATGTTCCTGTACGGTGGTTTGGTAGACCTCTGGCAGCAGCTTTTCCTTCTCCTTTTTCACCTAAAGATATTTTTCAATATCATTTTAGTAATTCGTTTTATTTTGATCTACGTGACAATTTAGATCTTCAAATATCTTTAACTAAAAGTAAGCATACAAATAAGCATTATAGACCTGACATAATAAATTCTAGATTTGAAAATGCGATAGATGGCATTGGAGGACCTAATGGAGATCAAAAATGGAATTTAATAGACTCTTCGGCAAATTCAGACTCACTTATTAAATACTTAAGAGGAGCGGAAATTTCAAAAAAGATAGGGGGTCTTACTTCTTTGAACTCTATTCTAAGAAACTCTAATAAGACTTTTGATATCGCCTTTGGTATGCAACTAGATAAAGAAACCTTAGATATTACCTATGACGATTTATCTAGAGCTGAATTTGATAATGATGGAAAAATGCTAAAAACTGCAGATCTTCTTTTCTTAGGAGGAGGAAAAAATGTAGCTGAATCTAGAAATAAAAAATCTTTATTCGCAGAAGTATCAAAGAATTTTAATAATAATTTTAATTTATTATTTGCAGGAAGGTACGAAAGATTAGATAACTTTTCTAGTTTTGACCCAAAAATTTCACTTAGATTCAATGGCAAAAAAGCGTTAATTAGAGGATCCATTGGAAACAACTTTGTTTCACCTTCTATGGCACAAAAATATTCTTCAGATATCCAGCTTGGGAGCGTAAGGTATCTAGATGAAACTCCATTTGTTAGGCAGGCACTTCTAGGAAATCCAAGTTTGAAAGCTTCTACATCTCAAAATGTCAACATAGGTCTAATCTATGAACTTCATGAAAATCTAAAAGTTACATTAGATTATTGGAGAATAGATTATAAAAACAGAATTGAAGTTGAAAGCGCGCAGCAACTAATTTTATCCGACCCCTTCAATCAAGCCATAACAAGGGATACCCTAGGAAACATAACAGGCATTAGCACTTCATATATAAATGAAGAAGAAACAAAAATAAATGGTTTAGATTTTTCATTAAATTATGAACATAATTTAGTTAATTTAGGGGATTTTAAATTTAAAATCCAAGGAACAACATTACACGAATTCTTAACCCCAGAAGATATTGATCAAGGAAATGAATCTATTAACAAAGAAAAACATCGAGTTATGATTAACCGAGTAGGAAAATTTAATTACGATTCTAATACTCATTCCTTGCCTAAGCTTAGATTAAATGCCTTTAGTTCATTAGAAACAGGAGGAATAAGAATTGGCCTTAATATTAGATATATAGATGGTTATACAAACCTTACTCCTATTAATACAAAAGGACTAAATCTCGGGTATAAAAATATAGTTGATTCTTTCACAGTATATGATTTATCTGCAAGGAAAAATTTTGTTTTAAATAAAAATAAGATGTCTCTCGAACTAGCTATCATTAATTTATTTGATAAAAAAGCACCAAGGTTATATGACGCTCCTGATTTTAGTTTTGATACTAGAGTACATGATCCTAGAGGAAAACTATTGCAGATAAATTTTAAAATCAGTCGATAG
- a CDS encoding alpha/beta hydrolase encodes MIQKILLTFMMNLPDFIKLFLSRKKQINLHGRKLLPSFQLMLSMSENENSEIDYSSLSASDFRKNYDQPNPMSFYSKKSDNLETLDHHVEVEDGSIKVRQYISKNSSEKSLLYFHGGGFTSGNLESHDNLCKYLSYLLGINIFSVDYRRSPEYKFPIPLNDCHYAYEWLIANAEGFGVDPLRIYTGGDSAGGNFSAALCLIRKESNKSMPFGQLLFYPVTDLRYLTESYKLYDKGFLLTGNMMRWFVNNYITNNDAMNPLASPLLAEDFTGLPPSVIVTAGFDPLRDEGYEYAQKLKLSGIDVIYKEQPGFIHAFAQFGVIPECRSAIKEACLDLVSLSKQNEHV; translated from the coding sequence ATGATTCAAAAAATTCTGCTAACTTTCATGATGAATCTTCCAGATTTTATAAAATTATTTTTATCTAGGAAAAAGCAAATAAATCTCCATGGAAGGAAGTTATTACCAAGCTTTCAGCTGATGTTATCAATGTCAGAGAATGAAAATTCTGAGATCGATTATAGTAGTTTAAGCGCTTCTGATTTCAGAAAGAATTATGATCAGCCTAATCCAATGTCATTTTATTCAAAAAAATCGGATAACCTTGAGACTCTTGATCATCATGTTGAAGTAGAGGATGGATCTATTAAAGTACGACAATATATTTCTAAAAACTCTTCAGAGAAGTCACTTTTATACTTTCACGGTGGAGGCTTTACTTCGGGGAACCTAGAGAGTCATGATAATTTATGCAAATATTTATCTTATCTTTTGGGCATTAATATTTTCTCTGTTGATTATAGAAGATCTCCTGAATATAAATTTCCTATACCGTTAAATGATTGCCATTATGCATATGAATGGTTGATTGCAAACGCAGAAGGTTTTGGGGTTGATCCTCTTAGAATTTATACAGGTGGAGATAGTGCAGGAGGTAATTTTTCTGCAGCTCTATGCCTCATTAGGAAGGAATCCAATAAGTCAATGCCATTTGGGCAGTTACTATTTTACCCGGTAACAGACCTAAGATACCTAACTGAGTCATATAAGCTATATGATAAAGGTTTTCTCTTAACAGGAAATATGATGCGTTGGTTTGTAAACAATTACATAACTAATAATGATGCTATGAATCCTTTGGCCAGTCCTTTACTAGCAGAAGATTTTACTGGCTTACCCCCTTCCGTAATAGTGACCGCTGGGTTTGATCCACTTCGCGACGAAGGTTATGAATACGCTCAAAAACTCAAACTATCTGGAATTGATGTAATTTACAAAGAACAACCTGGTTTTATTCATGCTTTTGCCCAATTTGGTGTTATTCCTGAATGTAGGTCTGCAATAAAAGAAGCTTGTTTGGATTTAGTATCTTTATCAAAACAAAATGAGCATGTCTGA
- the ilvD gene encoding dihydroxy-acid dehydratase, producing the protein MSDKKRIYSSKIVDGNEQAPSRAMLRAVGFKDEDFKKPQIGIASTWSNVTPCNMHINQLADGACLGVDKSGSKGLIFNTITVSDGISMGTKSMRYSLVSREVIADSIETVVCGQGFDGLVAIGGCDKNMPGCLMAIARLNRPAVFVYGGSIKPGKDRTDIVSVFEAVGAHSSGNISELELLDIEKNAIPGPGSCGGMYTANTMASAIEALGMSLPNSSAQEAISTAKRLDSEMAGEAVTYLIDQEIKPKDIMTKKAFENAISVVIALGGSTNAVLHLIAIAHEANIDLTLDDFSRLGRKVPVLADVKPSGNYLMSELIAVGGIQPLMKILLENNLLHGDVMTVTGKTMKENLETAKSYPNNQDIVRSIDNPIKEDSHLQVLYGNLAEEGAVAKISGKEGTSFHGRAVTFNSEEDAMQSILGDKIQEGDVLIIRYEGPQGGPGMREMLSPTAAIMGKGLGNKVAFLTDGRFSGGTHGFVAGHITPEAFIGGNLALVEDGDEIEIDAKKSELNLLVSNEVLRDRKKKWIPPVRNDLGGVLLKYSKTVSSASKGAVTTID; encoded by the coding sequence GTGTCAGATAAAAAAAGAATATATTCCTCAAAAATAGTTGATGGCAATGAACAAGCTCCTTCTAGAGCTATGCTAAGAGCGGTAGGCTTTAAAGATGAGGATTTTAAAAAACCCCAAATAGGTATAGCATCAACTTGGAGCAATGTAACACCTTGTAATATGCATATTAATCAATTAGCAGATGGAGCTTGCTTAGGGGTAGATAAAAGTGGCTCTAAAGGGTTAATATTCAATACAATTACAGTTTCAGATGGTATATCTATGGGTACTAAATCCATGAGATATTCGCTTGTTTCTAGAGAAGTAATAGCAGATTCAATAGAGACAGTCGTTTGTGGTCAAGGATTTGATGGCTTGGTAGCCATAGGGGGATGTGATAAAAATATGCCTGGTTGTTTAATGGCAATTGCTAGATTAAACAGGCCAGCTGTTTTTGTTTATGGAGGAAGCATTAAACCGGGTAAGGATAGAACTGATATTGTGTCAGTATTTGAGGCTGTAGGTGCCCATTCTTCAGGAAATATTTCGGAACTTGAATTATTGGATATTGAAAAAAATGCAATTCCAGGACCAGGTTCTTGTGGTGGAATGTATACAGCTAATACCATGGCTTCAGCCATTGAAGCCCTTGGCATGAGTCTTCCCAATAGCTCTGCGCAAGAAGCAATTTCAACTGCTAAAAGACTAGATTCTGAGATGGCAGGAGAAGCAGTTACTTATTTAATTGATCAAGAAATTAAACCTAAGGATATTATGACTAAGAAAGCCTTTGAGAATGCTATTTCTGTTGTCATAGCTTTGGGAGGTTCTACAAATGCCGTTCTTCATCTAATTGCAATTGCCCATGAAGCAAATATAGATTTAACATTAGATGATTTTTCAAGATTAGGAAGAAAAGTTCCAGTCTTAGCAGATGTTAAGCCTAGCGGAAATTATTTGATGTCAGAATTGATAGCGGTTGGAGGAATTCAACCACTGATGAAAATTTTACTTGAGAACAATCTTTTGCATGGTGATGTTATGACAGTTACAGGAAAGACTATGAAAGAAAATCTTGAAACAGCAAAATCTTACCCAAATAATCAGGACATAGTTAGGTCCATCGACAACCCTATAAAAGAAGATAGTCATTTACAAGTTCTATATGGGAATCTAGCAGAAGAAGGGGCTGTAGCTAAAATATCAGGAAAAGAAGGCACTTCTTTTCATGGACGAGCGGTGACTTTTAATTCTGAAGAAGATGCTATGCAATCAATTCTAGGAGATAAAATTCAAGAAGGAGATGTTCTTATTATCAGATATGAAGGACCGCAAGGAGGCCCAGGAATGAGAGAAATGCTTAGTCCAACAGCAGCCATTATGGGCAAGGGCTTAGGGAATAAAGTAGCTTTTCTAACGGACGGAAGGTTTTCTGGAGGCACTCATGGCTTTGTAGCAGGACACATAACTCCTGAGGCATTCATAGGAGGAAATTTAGCTTTAGTCGAGGATGGAGATGAGATCGAAATAGATGCTAAAAAGAGTGAGCTTAATCTTTTAGTTTCAAACGAAGTCCTTAGGGATCGAAAGAAAAAATGGATTCCCCCGGTGCGAAATGATTTAGGTGGAGTTTTATTAAAGTATTCTAAGACTGTAAGCTCTGCTTCAAAAGGAGCAGTTACAACTATCGACTGA